The following proteins come from a genomic window of candidate division WOR-3 bacterium:
- the kbl gene encoding glycine C-acetyltransferase: MAYGKIRDYLIEELNNTKKAGLYKEERYIHTPQGPDIKVEYPEKAPLKDVINMCANNYLGLSSHPKVIEAAHKGLDSHGYGMSSVRFICGTQNIHKILEKKISKFLGTEDTILYSSCFDANAGLFEPLFTEQDAIISDRLNHASIIDGVRMCKAERYIFQHGDMKDLEEKLKETQNKRFRIIATDGVFSMDGDIAKLDDICELADKYDALVMFDDAHATGFIGKTGRGTHEYRGVMERVDIITTTFGKAMGGASGGCTSSKKEIIEILRQRSRPYLFSNTVSPAVIAATIAVVDLLSETTELRDKLEWNTKYFREKMTEAGFDIKPGIHPIVPIMLYNARLAQEFARDLYYEGIYVIGFFYPVVPKGEARIRVQLSAAHNKDHLDRAIEAFKKVGQKYDILGKKREQIIEKYGL, encoded by the coding sequence ATGGCTTACGGTAAAATAAGAGACTATTTAATTGAAGAGTTGAATAATACCAAAAAGGCCGGTCTCTATAAGGAAGAGAGATACATCCATACTCCCCAGGGACCGGACATTAAGGTAGAATATCCAGAAAAAGCGCCCTTGAAAGATGTGATTAATATGTGTGCCAATAACTACCTGGGGCTTTCCAGTCACCCGAAGGTAATTGAAGCCGCCCATAAAGGGTTAGATTCCCATGGTTATGGGATGTCATCGGTTCGTTTCATCTGCGGCACGCAAAATATTCATAAAATCTTGGAGAAGAAAATAAGTAAATTTCTGGGCACTGAGGATACCATCCTCTATTCTTCCTGCTTTGATGCCAATGCTGGACTCTTTGAACCCCTTTTTACCGAACAGGATGCGATAATTTCTGACCGCTTAAACCACGCCTCCATCATTGACGGGGTGAGGATGTGTAAGGCGGAAAGGTACATCTTCCAACACGGAGATATGAAAGATTTGGAAGAGAAGTTGAAAGAGACCCAAAATAAGAGATTCCGAATCATCGCTACCGATGGTGTCTTTTCTATGGATGGCGACATTGCCAAACTTGACGACATTTGCGAACTGGCGGATAAATATGACGCCTTGGTAATGTTTGACGATGCCCACGCCACCGGCTTTATCGGTAAGACCGGGAGAGGAACTCATGAATATCGGGGAGTTATGGAACGGGTAGATATTATCACCACCACTTTTGGCAAGGCGATGGGTGGTGCCTCCGGCGGTTGCACATCATCAAAGAAGGAGATTATTGAAATCCTCCGTCAACGTTCCCGACCTTACCTCTTTTCCAATACAGTGAGCCCGGCCGTCATTGCCGCCACCATTGCGGTGGTTGATTTACTTTCGGAAACGACCGAGTTACGCGATAAGTTAGAATGGAATACGAAGTATTTCCGGGAGAAGATGACCGAAGCCGGATTTGATATCAAACCGGGGATTCATCCCATTGTGCCCATTATGCTTTATAATGCCCGACTGGCTCAGGAATTCGCTCGGGATTTATACTATGAGGGGATATATGTGATTGGCTTTTTCTATCCCGTCGTCCCTAAGGGTGAAGCGAGGATTCGGGTGCAACTTTCCGCGGCACATAATAAGGACCATTTAGACCGGGCGATAGAAGCCTTTAAGAAGGTTGGGCAGAAGTATGATATCTTAGGGAAAAAACGGGAACAGATTATTGAAAAATACGGGCTCTAA
- the lpxA gene encoding acyl-ACP--UDP-N-acetylglucosamine O-acyltransferase, with product MSAKSKISSLAIIDKSVEIEEEVKIFPYAIVEKNSFIGRKTIIYPFAVIGEGTIIGPENKIYQGVIIGMPPLDLKYKGEKSRVVIGRGNVIREYTTIHRATGKGKETKIGDHNFIMAYCHISHNCQIGNHNIITNFAQIAGHCQIFDFVNIGGMAGIHQHVRIGSYAFVGACSYLKKDLLPFMIGEGNPFRVRGVNITGLKRNHFPKEKIALLKKIYRLIFRSRLNLSDALKEIKKFPPSPEINLLLDFIVQSRRGIELKTD from the coding sequence TTGTCCGCGAAGTCAAAGATTTCATCCTTAGCCATTATTGATAAATCGGTAGAAATTGAGGAGGAGGTAAAAATTTTTCCTTATGCAATAGTGGAGAAAAATTCCTTCATTGGCCGGAAGACTATTATCTACCCCTTTGCGGTAATTGGCGAGGGAACGATTATTGGTCCGGAGAATAAAATCTACCAGGGGGTAATTATTGGGATGCCCCCCTTAGATTTGAAATATAAAGGGGAAAAGAGTCGGGTGGTAATCGGTCGGGGTAATGTGATAAGGGAATACACAACCATCCATCGAGCGACGGGTAAGGGGAAGGAGACGAAGATTGGGGACCATAACTTTATTATGGCTTATTGCCACATTTCTCATAACTGCCAGATTGGTAACCACAATATAATAACCAACTTCGCCCAAATCGCTGGTCACTGCCAGATTTTTGATTTTGTGAACATTGGGGGGATGGCTGGAATCCATCAGCACGTGCGGATCGGTTCTTATGCTTTTGTTGGCGCCTGTTCCTATTTAAAAAAAGACTTACTCCCCTTTATGATTGGCGAAGGTAATCCCTTCCGGGTGAGAGGGGTGAATATTACGGGCTTAAAAAGAAATCATTTCCCTAAGGAGAAAATCGCCCTGCTCAAAAAGATATATCGTTTAATCTTTCGCTCCCGATTAAACCTGAGCGATGCCTTAAAAGAAATAAAAAAATTCCCCCCCTCTCCGGAAATCAATCTTCTCTTAGATTTTATTGTCCAGAGTCGCCGGGGAATTGAATTGAAAACTGATTGA
- the fabZ gene encoding 3-hydroxyacyl-ACP dehydratase FabZ, with protein sequence MEIDEIKEILPHRYPFLFVDRVVEEGETTITTIKNVTVNEPFFTGHFPNFPLMPGVLLCEALAQSAGILLLKRIPKEERGNKIPLFLGLDKVRFKKMVRPGDTLKVRCELIQKRENIFKFQGVIKVAEEVALTGEILLGFKER encoded by the coding sequence ATGGAAATTGACGAGATAAAGGAAATTCTTCCTCATCGTTACCCCTTCCTTTTTGTTGACCGGGTGGTGGAGGAAGGGGAGACGACGATTACCACGATTAAGAATGTGACGGTAAACGAACCATTCTTTACTGGTCATTTTCCCAACTTCCCATTAATGCCGGGTGTTTTGCTCTGTGAGGCATTAGCCCAAAGCGCCGGCATTTTACTCTTAAAACGAATTCCGAAGGAAGAAAGAGGAAATAAGATACCTCTCTTTTTGGGTTTAGATAAGGTGCGCTTTAAGAAAATGGTTCGTCCCGGTGATACCTTAAAGGTGAGATGCGAATTGATTCAGAAGCGAGAAAATATATTTAAGTTTCAAGGTGTGATAAAAGTGGCGGAAGAGGTTGCCCTAACCGGCGAAATCCTTTTGGGATTTAAGGAAAGATGA
- a CDS encoding UDP-3-O-acyl-N-acetylglucosamine deacetylase gives MAEDDKKKVRARGWGIFKRCPVEISLAPAPVDSGIVINGKRLNWQEVRVTKSTLSFNGILMPEHFLSVCYGLGIDNLKVEIRGGEFPFFDGSGKKYLNLLRKAKIRNQEQVKEFLLVKKPLVEFHRDSFIAFLPGEELEIRASFSYSPLSLFSSFSLSHLTPSLYEKEIVWAKTFGRYPSPSFLKRIGLSYQKKGKILIPKRLRTDEEFIRHKILDLLGDLRVIGRYLRGKIFTRNPSHRLNQRILRRMAELGYGN, from the coding sequence TTGGCAGAAGACGATAAAAAAAAAGTTCGGGCCAGGGGATGGGGAATTTTTAAGCGGTGTCCGGTTGAGATTTCTTTGGCACCAGCGCCAGTGGATTCGGGTATTGTGATTAACGGAAAGAGACTAAATTGGCAAGAGGTCAGGGTTACAAAATCAACCCTCTCCTTTAATGGTATCCTGATGCCTGAACATTTCCTTTCGGTTTGTTACGGATTGGGGATTGATAACCTAAAAGTGGAAATTAGAGGTGGCGAATTCCCCTTCTTTGATGGGAGCGGCAAGAAGTACTTAAATCTTCTGAGAAAGGCGAAGATCCGAAATCAAGAGCAGGTAAAAGAGTTCCTTCTGGTGAAAAAGCCTTTAGTGGAATTTCACCGGGATTCCTTTATCGCCTTCCTGCCGGGAGAGGAGTTAGAGATAAGGGCTTCTTTTTCTTATTCCCCCTTAAGCCTCTTTTCTTCCTTTTCCCTTTCTCATCTCACCCCTTCTCTTTATGAGAAAGAAATTGTCTGGGCGAAAACCTTTGGGCGCTATCCTTCTCCTTCCTTTTTAAAAAGAATTGGTCTCTCTTATCAGAAGAAAGGGAAAATTCTCATTCCGAAAAGATTGCGCACCGATGAGGAATTTATTCGCCACAAGATTTTAGACCTGCTGGGGGATTTAAGAGTTATCGGAAGATACCTGCGGGGTAAAATTTTCACCCGTAACCCTTCGCACCGACTGAATCAAAGAATTTTAAGAAGGATGGCGGAGTTGGGATATGGAAATTGA
- a CDS encoding PAC2 family protein — protein MAIRILKRMKIEKPIFIAAWPGMGNVGFGAVNYLRRNLQMVKFAQIAMSEFYTPEEVGVEEGIVFLPPPPHYTFFFHPELNVVVFEGEVQFSGKTGKKLVAEILDFAQEIQVKEIYTGASFPVPMSHRDKSVVYGVANQKGMRDRLLQYGIKIMEAGNISGLNGLLIGYAQEREIPAACLLATIPVYAINFPNPRAWKALNEAFQRILATRINFEELDLLIKEMDAQFQMMEDKMRELFEMKGEAEEEVVEKDKIPYHIFEKIERLFQEAKIDKSKAYELKRELDKWGLFEKYEDRFLDLFKKQ, from the coding sequence ATGGCGATAAGAATCTTAAAACGGATGAAGATTGAAAAGCCAATCTTTATTGCCGCTTGGCCGGGGATGGGAAATGTGGGCTTTGGGGCGGTTAATTATTTGAGAAGGAATCTCCAAATGGTAAAATTTGCCCAGATTGCGATGTCGGAATTTTATACCCCGGAGGAAGTCGGGGTGGAGGAAGGGATTGTCTTCTTACCCCCTCCTCCCCACTACACCTTCTTCTTCCATCCCGAATTGAATGTGGTCGTTTTTGAAGGCGAGGTCCAATTCTCAGGGAAAACGGGCAAAAAGTTGGTTGCGGAAATCCTTGACTTCGCACAAGAAATTCAGGTGAAGGAGATTTATACCGGTGCTTCCTTTCCGGTACCGATGAGCCATCGGGATAAATCGGTCGTTTACGGAGTGGCCAACCAAAAGGGGATGCGCGACCGTCTTTTACAATACGGGATTAAAATTATGGAGGCGGGTAATATCTCAGGTCTCAACGGGCTTCTCATCGGTTACGCCCAGGAACGGGAGATACCAGCGGCCTGCCTTTTAGCAACCATTCCGGTCTACGCCATAAACTTTCCCAATCCGAGAGCCTGGAAGGCATTAAACGAAGCGTTCCAAAGGATTTTAGCCACCCGCATCAATTTTGAAGAATTGGATCTGCTGATTAAGGAGATGGATGCCCAATTTCAAATGATGGAAGATAAAATGCGCGAGTTATTTGAAATGAAGGGAGAAGCGGAAGAAGAGGTGGTAGAAAAGGATAAGATTCCTTATCACATCTTTGAAAAGATTGAAAGGCTCTTCCAGGAAGCAAAGATTGATAAGAGTAAGGCATACGAATTGAAAAGAGAATTGGACAAATGGGGTCTCTTTGAAAAGTACGAAGACCGATTTTTAGACCTGTTTAAGAAACAATGA
- the fabD gene encoding ACP S-malonyltransferase produces the protein MKLGFAFPGQGSQYVGMGKDLYDNFPEAKRIYDEAEDYLKLPIKSLSFFGPEEELKKTFLTQPAVLVHSIAVFEILRNQGIYPEIAFGHSLGEYTALYCAGVFDFPSVLKMVKRRGELMYKEGEKNPGTMAAIIGLSEEQVKEICEKVEGVVVPANYNAFDQIVISGEVAAVKRAGEEAKKAGAAKVIPLPVSGAFHSPLLKSSGEEFKKFLEEFAFREPKIPVIMNKSGDIAPNATEIKNSLFEQLTSPVLFTKMVQKAKEKGYKKFLEVGPGKVLQGLIKRIDKEITVFSVGKKEEIEGLAENLR, from the coding sequence ATGAAGCTTGGTTTTGCCTTTCCCGGTCAAGGTTCCCAATATGTGGGGATGGGAAAAGACCTTTATGATAATTTCCCAGAGGCAAAAAGGATTTATGACGAGGCGGAGGATTATCTAAAACTTCCCATCAAATCTCTATCCTTTTTTGGCCCGGAAGAAGAGTTAAAGAAGACCTTCCTCACCCAACCAGCGGTCTTGGTTCACTCCATTGCCGTTTTCGAGATTTTAAGGAATCAGGGGATTTATCCGGAGATTGCCTTCGGCCATAGTCTGGGTGAGTATACCGCCCTCTATTGTGCAGGCGTCTTTGATTTTCCCTCTGTTCTCAAAATGGTCAAAAGAAGAGGGGAGTTGATGTATAAGGAAGGGGAGAAAAACCCAGGGACGATGGCGGCAATCATTGGGTTAAGTGAAGAGCAGGTGAAAGAGATCTGCGAAAAAGTAGAAGGGGTCGTGGTACCTGCCAATTATAATGCCTTTGACCAAATTGTCATCTCGGGGGAGGTGGCAGCGGTAAAAAGGGCGGGCGAAGAGGCAAAGAAGGCCGGAGCAGCAAAAGTAATTCCCTTACCAGTCTCGGGCGCCTTCCATTCTCCATTACTTAAATCTTCCGGCGAAGAGTTCAAGAAGTTTTTAGAAGAATTTGCATTTAGGGAGCCGAAGATACCAGTAATTATGAATAAGAGTGGGGATATCGCCCCCAACGCTACCGAAATTAAAAATTCCCTCTTTGAACAATTAACGAGTCCCGTTCTTTTTACGAAGATGGTGCAAAAGGCGAAGGAGAAAGGGTATAAAAAATTTTTAGAGGTCGGACCCGGAAAGGTCCTTCAGGGTTTGATAAAGAGAATTGATAAAGAAATTACTGTCTTCTCTGTCGGAAAGAAGGAGGAGATAGAAGGACTCGCCGAAAATCTTAGGTGA
- a CDS encoding acyl-CoA dehydrogenase family protein has protein sequence MIDFSFSEEQLMVQRLAKEFAQKEVLPNIRENDRNAYFDKNILKKMGELNILGLSIPTRYGGAGFDYIALGLACEELEYVDTSLRVILSVHIGLNSLTILSWGNEEQKKKYLIPQAKGEKIATFGLTEPNAGSDVVALETRAEKKNGYYVLNGEKMWISLADVADNFLIFAWTDWEKKKKRDHSGMSCFIVERGMKGLTTATIHGKLGIRAGNTGSISLQDVEVPKENLLGEEGEGFKIAMFALDQGRYTVAWGATGLIRACLDASIKYAKERKTFLKSIAEHQLVKEMIAQMAQDYEISRLLCLKAGWLKNQGLRNTKETSLAKMYACEASERAASNAVQIHGAYGYSDEYPVERFYRNAKGAQIYEGSREIHKLMQADYALGYRVDKPLRCSLPKPEG, from the coding sequence ATGATTGATTTTTCCTTCAGTGAAGAGCAACTGATGGTCCAAAGATTGGCTAAAGAGTTTGCCCAGAAGGAAGTCCTACCCAACATCCGCGAAAACGATCGCAACGCCTATTTTGATAAAAATATCTTAAAGAAGATGGGAGAACTAAATATCTTGGGATTATCAATCCCGACCAGATACGGGGGTGCGGGTTTTGACTACATCGCCTTGGGTTTAGCCTGCGAAGAGTTGGAATATGTTGATACCTCTTTACGAGTAATTCTTTCGGTTCACATCGGTCTCAACAGCCTTACTATCCTCTCTTGGGGTAATGAGGAACAGAAGAAAAAATACCTAATCCCCCAAGCGAAGGGTGAAAAGATTGCGACCTTTGGTTTGACTGAGCCCAATGCCGGAAGTGATGTCGTGGCTTTGGAAACCCGAGCCGAGAAGAAAAATGGGTACTATGTGCTGAATGGAGAAAAGATGTGGATTTCCTTAGCCGATGTTGCGGACAACTTTCTAATTTTCGCCTGGACCGATTGGGAGAAGAAGAAGAAACGGGACCACAGCGGAATGAGTTGTTTCATTGTGGAAAGGGGAATGAAAGGTCTAACGACCGCTACGATTCACGGCAAATTGGGAATCCGGGCGGGTAATACCGGCTCAATTTCTTTGCAGGATGTGGAAGTACCAAAGGAAAATCTCTTGGGGGAAGAAGGGGAAGGTTTTAAGATTGCAATGTTCGCCTTAGACCAGGGGAGATATACCGTGGCTTGGGGTGCCACCGGTTTAATTAGAGCCTGCCTTGATGCCTCAATAAAATATGCGAAAGAGAGAAAGACCTTTCTAAAAAGTATTGCGGAGCACCAATTGGTAAAAGAGATGATCGCCCAAATGGCTCAGGATTATGAAATCTCAAGGCTCCTTTGCTTAAAAGCTGGTTGGTTAAAAAATCAGGGTCTACGAAATACGAAAGAAACATCTTTGGCGAAGATGTATGCCTGTGAGGCTTCGGAAAGAGCCGCCAGTAACGCAGTTCAAATCCACGGTGCTTATGGCTATTCGGATGAATATCCTGTGGAAAGGTTCTACCGGAATGCCAAAGGGGCACAGATTTATGAAGGATCAAGGGAAATCCATAAACTGATGCAGGCGGACTATGCCTTGGGATATCGGGTAGATAAACCCTTGCGCTGCTCCTTACCAAAACCCGAAGGCTAA
- the purB gene encoding adenylosuccinate lyase, which yields MPFRYTTKEMERIWKEENRFRYFLKVEKAIAETQAELGIIPKEAYQYIKRAKYKLKEIEELEKVTGHDVIAFVLSLEKSIPKYSEYIHFGLTSYDIVDTALALRCQEACGIIISSLNSLRDTIKELALRYKETPMMGRTHGMHAEPITFGLKCLSWYTETERNIKRMAEVKEENSFGKISGVVGSFSQLPPMVEEAALKKLGLKPEPVSTQVLPRDRLAHLVSVLAIIAGSLERIATEIRNLQRTEIGEVAEPFFAGQKGSSAMPHKKNPILCERVCALSRIIRSQIIPALENIPLWHERDLTNSAAERIILPLTFNLLHYSINLLTRVLKNLVVSPERMLENIRLAKGQFYSQSLLLALVKKGLKRSVAYEMVQRLSFRAQEEGKDFPKVVGEDEEIGRYLKKEELKEIFSLKKLLQNINSIFTRTIKKGREND from the coding sequence ATGCCTTTCCGCTATACCACCAAAGAAATGGAGAGAATCTGGAAGGAGGAAAATCGGTTTCGTTATTTCTTAAAGGTGGAAAAGGCAATTGCCGAAACCCAAGCGGAATTGGGTATAATCCCCAAAGAGGCTTACCAATATATAAAAAGGGCAAAATATAAGTTAAAAGAGATAGAGGAATTGGAAAAGGTCACCGGGCATGATGTTATTGCCTTTGTTCTTAGTTTAGAAAAAAGTATCCCCAAATATTCGGAATATATCCATTTTGGTTTAACTTCCTATGATATCGTTGACACTGCTCTGGCTTTAAGATGTCAGGAGGCTTGCGGGATAATTATCTCCTCTCTCAATAGTTTAAGGGATACGATTAAAGAATTGGCACTAAGATACAAAGAGACGCCGATGATGGGCAGGACCCACGGGATGCATGCGGAACCAATTACCTTTGGATTAAAATGTTTATCCTGGTATACGGAGACGGAGAGGAATATCAAGAGGATGGCTGAGGTAAAAGAAGAAAACTCCTTCGGCAAAATTTCTGGGGTTGTAGGTTCCTTCAGTCAATTGCCACCAATGGTAGAAGAAGCGGCATTAAAAAAGTTGGGATTGAAACCAGAACCAGTTTCCACCCAAGTATTGCCCCGAGACCGTTTGGCACACCTTGTTTCCGTACTCGCCATTATCGCTGGTTCTTTGGAAAGGATTGCCACAGAGATTAGAAACTTACAAAGGACAGAAATTGGTGAGGTCGCCGAACCATTTTTTGCCGGCCAAAAGGGTTCTTCGGCTATGCCCCATAAGAAAAATCCCATCCTTTGCGAAAGGGTTTGCGCTTTATCAAGAATCATTCGTTCCCAAATCATCCCCGCCCTGGAAAATATCCCCCTCTGGCACGAAAGGGATTTAACCAATTCCGCCGCGGAACGGATTATCCTCCCTCTCACCTTCAATCTCTTGCATTACTCAATAAATCTCTTAACTCGGGTCCTAAAAAATCTTGTGGTCTCCCCCGAAAGGATGTTGGAAAATATAAGATTGGCAAAGGGACAATTTTACTCCCAAAGTTTACTTCTCGCCTTAGTGAAAAAAGGATTAAAACGTTCGGTAGCCTATGAGATGGTCCAGAGATTATCGTTTCGCGCCCAAGAAGAAGGAAAAGATTTTCCGAAGGTGGTAGGGGAGGATGAAGAAATTGGTCGTTACTTAAAAAAGGAGGAGTTGAAGGAGATCTTTTCGTTAAAGAAACTTTTGCAAAACATCAATTCAATTTTTACCCGGACAATAAAAAAGGGGAGGGAAAATGATTGA
- a CDS encoding trypsin-like peptidase domain-containing protein: protein MAKRFRDIVLGIIIGFSLFLLVFSRPRFRLPSFSTSPPSPLPSLVQVSESQKEIANSRRNAIVIAAQKVSPAVVSITVTQIKIVSSPFYSPFSDPFWSDFFRDFFPQRRFKEEVRGLGSGVIISPDGYIVTNAHVVEMATEIKVTLPDKREFSGRIIDLDQEKDLALLKIEGKNLPYAELGNSDDLMIGEWAIALGNPFGMLIQDAKPTVTVGVISALNRTISSERFGRTYENMIQTDAAINPGNSGGPLINANGEVIGINTFIFTHAGGSEGIGFAIPINTVKKFVLEAKEQKPEETPEEIETKLGITVSNINRALKKKYRLTTDQGVVIVRVKPNTIGEAIGLEEGDVIILVNNQKPNNARNFKEIADKLKNRIDMIINRQGEEIRIFYRY from the coding sequence ATGGCGAAAAGGTTTCGGGATATAGTCCTGGGGATAATAATTGGTTTTTCTTTATTTTTATTGGTTTTCTCTCGCCCCCGCTTCCGATTACCTTCTTTCTCAACCTCTCCCCCATCCCCCTTACCGTCTCTTGTCCAAGTAAGTGAGTCCCAAAAGGAGATTGCTAACTCCCGAAGAAATGCGATTGTCATTGCCGCGCAAAAGGTTAGTCCCGCGGTCGTTTCAATTACCGTCACTCAGATTAAAATTGTCTCCTCACCCTTCTATTCTCCCTTCTCCGACCCGTTTTGGTCCGATTTCTTCCGGGATTTCTTTCCCCAAAGGAGATTTAAGGAGGAAGTCCGGGGTTTAGGTTCTGGGGTAATTATTAGCCCGGACGGCTATATTGTTACCAATGCCCATGTGGTGGAGATGGCAACGGAAATCAAGGTAACCCTTCCGGACAAAAGAGAGTTTTCCGGCCGGATTATTGATTTAGACCAGGAAAAGGATTTAGCCCTTTTGAAGATTGAAGGGAAAAATTTGCCGTATGCCGAATTGGGAAATTCCGATGATTTAATGATTGGGGAATGGGCAATCGCCTTGGGCAATCCATTTGGGATGTTAATCCAGGATGCCAAGCCAACAGTGACTGTTGGTGTGATCTCTGCTTTAAACCGGACAATCTCCTCGGAGCGGTTCGGAAGGACTTATGAGAATATGATTCAGACCGATGCGGCAATCAATCCGGGAAATTCCGGCGGTCCCTTAATCAATGCTAATGGAGAAGTAATTGGTATTAACACATTTATTTTCACTCATGCCGGCGGCTCCGAAGGGATCGGTTTTGCCATTCCCATCAATACGGTGAAGAAGTTTGTTTTGGAGGCAAAAGAACAAAAGCCGGAAGAGACTCCGGAGGAGATAGAGACGAAATTGGGAATCACGGTTTCTAACATCAACCGTGCCTTAAAGAAAAAATATCGGCTTACCACGGATCAAGGGGTAGTGATTGTGCGAGTGAAACCGAATACGATTGGCGAAGCGATTGGCTTGGAAGAAGGCGATGTGATTATTTTGGTTAATAATCAAAAACCGAATAATGCCCGGAATTTCAAGGAGATCGCGGATAAATTAAAAAATCGGATTGATATGATAATCAACCGGCAGGGTGAAGAGATAAGAATCTTTTACCGCTATTAA